The Notamacropus eugenii isolate mMacEug1 chromosome 4, mMacEug1.pri_v2, whole genome shotgun sequence DNA window ggaggggtgagagagagtgaggaatggtgactgggaggatggtgcttCCTTCAACAGTAATtaagaagttcagaagaaaaggGGGTTTaggcagagagaggaagataatgagttcagtattggccatgttgagtttaaggtatctggtctctgacacttgctgtaaagggtctgtgtgaccctgggctagtcactgaatcttgtttgccttagttccttcatctgtaaaaagagatcaaaaaggaaatgaaaaaccatccCAGTATGTCTGCcgtgaaaaccccaaataagatcaagaagagtcaaatacaactgaaacaactaaacaaaaaagggggaatccagttcaagatgtccagtcTGCAGTTTTAGATGGGACACTAAAGATCAAGAGAAAGGTTATGGCTGACaggatttgggaatcatctgcatagcaATAATAATTGAATCCACCTTTTTCCTCCTATCTATTTCCTACATTTCCTCCTTTAAGTATATCATCTAAATATATAATGCTACCTGACTATccatctctttatctcttttgtcctttttatGAGATACACCTTAACAAAGTCATTTTAGCCATGAGTCTCTCCCCACCAAGTCTCAgtgatacattttaaaatgtacatcCTATACAAGGATTCATCTTGCTCTTCACTTGTACATTGTACATTTTTATAGACTTCTGCAGCCACGGTCTTAGCTTGGATGTGGGCTCTAGTTATTCTCACCTGTGAATTATTGGTTCTCTACTGCTCTAACACTTCCTGGCCTGTATTTCCTACTACCTCTGGGAGTATCTCATACAGTAACAAGAAAATGTAAAGCAATAAAAACAATATCTACAAGATCTTTatagaaaaccaaaaaatgactTCTCAGttataatatacatgcatatatacttgTCCATAAGTGTTCAAGTATTCTGCTTTCTCACTTCTTTGATATTCTCTATGCATATTATTCCTAAACCACTTAATAATGTCCCATGAGGTTGAAATACCTCAATCCAATTTTTAGACTCAAAAACAATATCCATGGCCTAAatcccaggatcccacagctccCACAGTGATAGCATTGGTGTATATACCAATGCACTCTTCATTAATCAGATGTTGGCACACTATTAAGTACTTCTATCATTCAGCAGCTCTGGTCGTTTCCAAGACAAAATTTCTGCTTGTAAAGGAAAGAAGCACATGAGTGACTATTGCTATTGCAGTCTTATAATCTCAGACTACATGAGTCTCTTTTAATACAGAAAGGATTGAGTATATGTGAATCTTGGTGCTCCCTGACGTGTTTATCAATGCTATAGAAGTAGCAagggcatggtccctttaatgaggtaaagaaaagaaaaagacatcaggatgggagggaaacagcaacagttactattgataatcactctgatgccaggagggtccagaagacaGCCCTTGGGCAGGGGTCCAGTGTTGTCCCAACTTCAGTGTGCAGAAGGTTTAagatttggggaaagggaagggaaggaaacttaaagggaggagaggagagaagaggagaggagaggagaagagagaggaggggaggggaggggaggggaggcgaGGAGAGGAGATGACCTGTTCAAGAAGTAGCCAggacatggcccctttaatgagacagagaaaaagaaaaacatcaggcctattcaatgaatgggtgttacctcaccctaagtaagtacGTGCATAGACCTCAAAGGGGCCAAGGTATCCCAGTGCAGCCTGggtcaactccagtcatcctgatgaatatctggtcactgaattcagatggctctggggcagaagtgaggctggtgacctgaacagccctccctcactcaaagcaaagtcaagtgcaagttatgtcatcatttctctgatggcatggtcttcttcagcaacaaagggcaaacacaatAATCAATACTATAAATCTTTTTAAAGTAGTACCATGTTATCAGGGGTTGCACAAAGGACATGGAGGAATCTTTCTTTCTGTGCTTCATACCTATAGCTAGTACTGTGTCCAGATCCAAATCTCATCCATTACAAAGGATTACACTGTAACATGGCAGTATGGATAAAAAACTATCAAAAAACCAAGTAAATGGCACTAccctcataaaaataaaatttagaggtCAGAAATGATAGAGATACCTGAATGAACCTTAAACTTCTCTAGTAACTACAGTACTTTAAGAATCTATCATCTCATGTATGAAGCACTTCCTCCACTAATACAGATTATAATCCCTCTGTGCTTCATTTGAGTGCTGTTGTGATTAAAAAACAACATTCTGTGCACAATCTGGTGAGGAAATTTTCTCAACTCAAATTGACTGGTCCATAAACATTAGACACACATTCCACGACCACTACAGTCATTTTCTACTCCACTTCTCCAGACTGAACCTTGAAATTTTACAAATTGAAATATGCAAAATCCAACCAATTACAAACCTAGGATGATGGCTCACACTTTATTTTTATCTAGAatctaaagtattttttaaaaaatttttggtcTGATTACGCCATTTTTGTGGTCAATGAGCTCCATTGGCACTCtacatttttccaattacttttctCTAGCTTGAAATTCATTCTTTTCACCTCTTGACCTATATACCTGAAATTCATTCTTTTCACCTCTTGACCTATATACCAAGGATTCTGATGTGATAGAGCATAGAACCAGGTGTCAGCATGCctggttttaatttttcttcactaTTTCCTAGTTGTATCATTCCTGGTTcttaatttttcatctataaaattaagggaaagTAAGTAAGGAGGTGCTTCATAGAGCAAGACAAAATTATAATAAACTTCCAGGATGAATGCTCATTTATatttgttgggggacagctctggaccggggtcccccgtgaggaccgtgagacgcctgagggtccgaacctgcttacgtggcaggctagctgTTCTAGCAAGCCacggggtactgggatggccctggtaacaggctggctccacccacggggaggcacttgggaggagctcacccgcccatgggaggtacgggggaggagacaggggataataaaaggggatgaccacgagagctcGGGGGAGAAGAAAcacaataaagcttgctggctgcaactcctttcgggtgctctgcctgtttattcccctcccccaacagggagagggaattcccctcccccaaccaggagaggggccggagacgtccgaagaccagggataggtaagtagaaggcgaaggcccgggagtcacCCCGGGCATATATTCTTTGGTTTCAGGAATTTGCCACTACAAAGATACTGTTATGAAATTCTTGGTATCTCCTAGACTTCTATTGTTGCCTTTGCACTCCTTAGGATATATGCTCAGTACTGAGATCTCTGAGATAAAGGAGGTGAACAATTTAGTCAAATATCTTCAATAATTTTGAATTGCAAATGAATAAATTCGGGGCACTTCGCAGCTCTGCCAAAAGGGCATAACCATGCCTATCACCCCACAGAACCACCAGCAGTGAGCATtcttatcttttgtcatcttctcCAATTTTCATACTGTGAAATGAAACTAAGAATTCTTTTCACTCACATTTCTATTATTATCAGTGATGTGGAGCATGATTTCATGTGGTTATTAacactttccccttcttttgaaaaatgtttgtttaTCCTTTTTTCACTTATCAATTTTTGTTGTGGGGCATCTTTTCTTGATTCCCTACATATTTTCCATTCTAATCTATTAGCTTTGACATTTTCTTCACTGCAAATATTTTTCTGCTATCATATATGTCTATTAACTGAATCGTCACTAactttaacagaaaaaaatttcaaatcaaCTTTGAATGGACTATTTTATGTTTTACTTTCATTCTTCCACATATGTTTCAAAACAGATTTATGGAAGGGGAAAATCATTCAAGAGTCTCTGAATTCATCCTCCTGGGCCTTTCAAAACAGCCAGAGCAGGAGAGGATCTTGTTCTTTGTGTTCCTGATTATGTATCTTATCACAGGGCTGGGAAATTTGCTCATCATTCTGGCCATTGGGACAGACTCACGTCTGCATACCCCGATGTACTTCTTCCTTACCAATTTGTCCCTGGTCGACATTTGCTTCACttccaccaccatccccaagacACTGATTAGTTACATATCTGGGAATAAAGCAATTCTTTATATCAGCTGTCTGTCACAAGTATTCTTTTTCAGTTGGTTTGCAGGGGTAGATAGTATCCTTCTCACTGTCATGGCCTATGACCGCTATGTGGCTATCTGTACTCCACTACATTATTCCATGATCTTGACCCCAAAGGTCTGTGTCCTTCTGGTAGCAGTGTGCTGGTCTGGGGCTTGCGTTAATGCCCTCACACATACTAGTCTGCTGACCCACCTCTCCTTCTGTGGCCACACTGAAATCCCTCATTTCTTCTGTGACCTCAATATGGTGATAAAATTGGCCTGCTCAGATACTTTCATTAATGACTTAGTGATCTACACAATGGGAGGACTGATAGCTGTAATTCCATTCGCTGGCATTCTAATCTCCTACATTCAAATTTTTGTGGCTGTACAGAGGATACCATCAGCTCATCGGAAATGGAAAGTTTTCTCTACCTGTGGCTCTCACCTTACTGTTGTCTCTCTCTTCTATGGGACAATCATTGGAGTGTATTTTAACAGAAAAACTACTGACACAGCCCAACAGGATACAGCATCAGCCATAATGTACACTATGGTCACCCCTATGCTGAACCCTTTCATATACAGCCTAAGGAACAATGATATGAAAGGAGCCCTGAGGATGCTCTTCACCAGGAAGTCAGAACTCTTTTTATGATTCTGAGACATCCTCTTGGGCTTTCTCATACTGCAATTTCATTGCTGTGACAATAGGTTCTCAATGACTTTTCTTCAATGTAAGGTTCAAACTATTCACCTCTAACCTGCTGAAAAAATGGCAATGTGATGGATAAAGCATGGAACCAATTGTCAGATTACCTCGTTCTACTTTCTCTACCATTTCCTGACTGTGTAAGCCTGAGTTAACGTGGTCtgcaatttccttatttataaaataaaggaataattTCTCAGGTAGTACTTTATAttgttgttcaggtgtttcagtcatgcctgaacCTTTGGGACCACACTGAGccttttcctggcaaagatactggagtagcttgccatttccttctccaacagattAAGGCCaccaaagattaagtgatttgcccaggatcacacaattagtaaatgcgtgaggtcacacttgaactcaggtctttctcactctagGTCTGTGattctaaccactgtaccacctagctgctagagctggacaaaataataacaaggTTAATTCAGAGTTACAAAGGtccaaaatctcaaagaaaatattttttttaattttaaaaataactatggAAATAAAGGAACACTTATGCCTTTATAGTAAAATCATGAATTAGCTAAagcattctagaaagcaatttcaaATCATGCAAAAAAGTGACTAAAGTGTTTTTGACCCATGGTTTCCAAAGCTGGGCAAATACCTTAAGGAGGTCATTGTACATGAAGACAAGCTTTTTGTACAACAAAATACCAATAACTGCccttctgtggtagcaaagacctGAAGAGGAAGTAGTTTCTTATCAGTAAGTGAATCTCTAACAAACAGtaatttaaagaaacaaaaaaaaagactgcaaACTATAGCCAACCATATAAAAGACTGTTTTTTCTCACAAACAGGAAATGAATTGGCAATCAGTACAAATTTGAAACTTCATCTCACATACACCAAATTGAAAATGACAATACGTGAATAGTCAATGCTGGAGGTGCTATGGAAAGAAAGGTACACAAATATcccattggtggagttgtgaattgactCAACCATGCTAGAGAGTGCTTTGATGCATCCCAGGAATCAGAGATAATATGtgtgaagagacagagacaggaggcagagagTGCTATGTGTGGAACAGCAAAAGGGTCAATTTGGGTATATTGAAGAGAGACTGAAATGGAATAGTATATACGGAGGCTAGAAAGCAAGATTGGAGTCAggctataaagggctttaaaagataaacagacaagtatatattttatccttaagggaataggaagtcactggagatTATTGAACCAAAGAGCCATATGGTAAGATCGGGATTTTGAGATGTTCACTTTGACAGGCATGTGGACaatagattggagagggaagaaattggagtcagaagaccaaaaTGATGGAGTTTAGTCCAACGTATT harbors:
- the LOC140498146 gene encoding olfactory receptor 1f45-like is translated as MEGENHSRVSEFILLGLSKQPEQERILFFVFLIMYLITGLGNLLIILAIGTDSRLHTPMYFFLTNLSLVDICFTSTTIPKTLISYISGNKAILYISCLSQVFFFSWFAGVDSILLTVMAYDRYVAICTPLHYSMILTPKVCVLLVAVCWSGACVNALTHTSLLTHLSFCGHTEIPHFFCDLNMVIKLACSDTFINDLVIYTMGGLIAVIPFAGILISYIQIFVAVQRIPSAHRKWKVFSTCGSHLTVVSLFYGTIIGVYFNRKTTDTAQQDTASAIMYTMVTPMLNPFIYSLRNNDMKGALRMLFTRKSELFL